GTCGCCCAGCGCCGCCTCGCAGGCGGCCCGGTCGCGCAGGTCGACCGCACGCCACTCCGCGCGGGTCGGCGCATCCGGCTGGCGGCGGGACAGGCCGATGACGTCCCAGCCTTCCAATCCTTCGAAGTGTTCGAGGACGCTGCGGCCGACGACGCCGAGGGCGCCCACGACGAGAAGCGTGTTCTTCGGCGGGGAAGGGGTCATGGGCGCTGCTCCAGATCGCTCGGGGGATGTGGCCGGACGAACACAACCCTGTTCCGGATACGTGAGGCTAGGCGAGGGGCGTGCGCTTCTCAATCCGCTTCGGCGCCCGCCGGCCGCGGGACGGGTATGCGCGCGCGCCTCCGACGGGCCGCGCGGACTTGCAATGGTGGGGCAGGTTGGGCAAGAGACAGGTGAGGGGAAAAGGGGGCAAGCGGCCGCGCCGCCAGGTCCCTTTCCGGTATGTCATACGTCGAAGGATCGCTCCCATGGACCGCCGTTCATTCCTCAAGGCTACTGCCCTGACTGCCGCCAGCCTCGGCCTGCCGGCGGTTGCGCACGCCGCCCGCCGGCCGTTTTCGCCGGACCCGGCCAATGGCTGGCGCGTGTTCGAACTGACGAGCCGGGTCGCCCCGGCCGCCGAAGGCGGCACGCAGGTCTGGGTGCCCCTGCCGTCGGTGCACGAGGACGCCTGGACGCGCCCGATGGGCAATCTGTGGCATGGCAATGCGGTGCAGGTGGAGGAGGTGCGGGATCCGGTCTATGGCGCGCGCATGCTCGCCGCGCGCTGGGAGGCGGGGGAACCCGCCCCGGTGCTGGAGGTCGTCAGCCGCTTCGCCACGCGCGACCGCGCCGTCGATTTCAGCCGTCCGGGCGATGTCGCCCCGCTCGACCCGGCCGAACGGGCGCTGTTCACCAAGGGAACGGAGATGATCCCCGTCGACGGGATCGTCCGCGACACGGCGCTCGAGATCACGCGCGGTGCGGCGGGCGACCTCGAGAAGGCGCGGGCGATCTACGACTGGATCGTCGACAACACCGAACGCAACCCGAAGACTCGCGGCTGCGGCCTGGGCGACATCCGCTTCATGCTGGAGAGCGGCGACCTGACGGGAAAATGCGCAGATCTCAACGCGCTCTACGTCGGCCTGGCGCGCGCCGCGGGACTGCCCGCGCGCGATGTCTACGGCCTGCGCGTGGCGAACTCGCGCTTCGGCTACCGCAGCCTCGGCAAGGCCGGCGACGTCACCAAGGGGCAGCATTGCCGGGCCGAGGTGTGGCTCACGGGCTTCGGCTGGGTGCCCGTGGACCCCGCCGACGTGCGCAAGGTGGTGCTGGAGGAGGCGCCGGGCCTCACCCTGCAGGACGATATCGTGGCCGCTGCGCGCGAGACGCTGTTCGGCGCGTGGGAGATGAACTGGCTCGCCTACAAT
This is a stretch of genomic DNA from Futiania mangrovi. It encodes these proteins:
- a CDS encoding transglutaminase-like domain-containing protein; the encoded protein is MDRRSFLKATALTAASLGLPAVAHAARRPFSPDPANGWRVFELTSRVAPAAEGGTQVWVPLPSVHEDAWTRPMGNLWHGNAVQVEEVRDPVYGARMLAARWEAGEPAPVLEVVSRFATRDRAVDFSRPGDVAPLDPAERALFTKGTEMIPVDGIVRDTALEITRGAAGDLEKARAIYDWIVDNTERNPKTRGCGLGDIRFMLESGDLTGKCADLNALYVGLARAAGLPARDVYGLRVANSRFGYRSLGKAGDVTKGQHCRAEVWLTGFGWVPVDPADVRKVVLEEAPGLTLQDDIVAAARETLFGAWEMNWLAYNFAHDVVLPGSRGVKVPFLMYPQGETVEGPLDSLDPGAFSYTLTSRELTV